One region of Eupeodes corollae chromosome 1, idEupCoro1.1, whole genome shotgun sequence genomic DNA includes:
- the LOC129938368 gene encoding uncharacterized protein LOC129938368 isoform X2 yields MLSAMATQSASNNQQSGFHHQGKGHWHQKRHNLTQKYQLHSQTKTSQNIQDTMWWRRKTTYQSRMWKRHLLDSILPINSAIFTTLALIIVLISGNTVHAAQRQSSSKPKEANNLNAISQNGVATSSNLNVNIINNGFRVDRTVSNANGNIVDSSTSTIANTIASSSSTSTAITTISSKNSGGSSFKGSSSNIHRNQMEVNEDNKNGPYFDKAASKNITALLGKTAYLNCRVKNLGNKTMLLQVSWVRHRDIHLLTVGRYTYTSDQRFRAIHQPQTEDWILQIKYPQHRDSGVYECQVSTTPHMSHYIHLNVVEPSTEIIGAPDLYIESGSTINLTCVILNSPEPPAYIFWNHNSAIINYDSPRGGVTVVTNKGETTTSFLLIKTARPSDSGQYQCNPSNSKSKGVTVHVLNGEFPAAMQRAGQAHHQMSPNHCLLVYLSIFLSTIVFIRQYQKIPNVAIHI; encoded by the exons ATGTTAAGTGCTATGGCAACTCAATCGGCTAGTAACAATCAACAATCAGGATTTCATCATCAAGGGAAAGGACATTGGCACCAGAAAAGACACAATCTGACACAGAAATATCAGCTGCATAGCCAAACAAAAACGAGTCAAAATATACAAGACACGATGTGGTGGAGAAGAAAAACAACTTATCAATCCAGAATGTGGAAGAGACATCTATTGGATAGTATATTGCCAATAAATTCAGCAATCTTTACTACACTTGCGTTGATAATAGTTTTGATTTCGGGAAATACAG TACATGCGGCGCAACGACAGTCTTCGTCAAAACCAAAGGAAgctaataatttaaatgcaatttcaCAAAATGGTGTCGCTACTTCCTCAAACTTGAATGTAAATATCATAAATAATGGCTTTCGTGTAGATCGAACAGTAAGCAATGCAAATGGAAATATTGTGGATAGCAGTACATCAACAATTGCAAATACTATAGCCAGTAGTAGCAGTACCTCGACGGCTATCACAACTATTTCAAGTAAGAACAGCGGAGGAAGCAGTTTCAAGGGATCCTCTTCCAACATACATAGAAATCAAATGGAAGTGAATGAAGATAATAAAAATGGTCCGTACTTTGATAAAGCTGCGTCTAAGAACATAACAGCTCTGCTTGGAAAGACAGCGTATTTGAACTGCAGAGTAAAAAATCTTGGAAATAAAACT ATGCTGCTACAAGTTTCTTGGGTGAGGCATCGTGATATTCACTTGCTTACAGTTGGGCGCTATACATACACATCCGATCAACGATTTCGAGCAATACATCAACCACAGACTGAGGATTGGATCTTACAAATCAAATATCCACAACATCGAGACTCTGGTGTCTATGAATGCCAAGTATCAACAACACCGCATATGAGCCATTATATTCACCTTAATGTCGTAG AACCATCAACAGAGATAATTGGTGCACCAGATCTCTATATTGAAAGTGGTTCAACGATTAACTTAACTTGTGTTATACTCAATTCACCGGAACCACCAGCATATATATTTTGGAACCATAACAGTGCG atAATCAATTACGATTCACCAAGGGGTGGAGTAACAGTTGTTACAAACAAAGGTGAAACTACAACTTCATTTCTACTGATTAAAACTGCTAGACCTTCCGACTCCGGACAGTATCAATGCAATCCGTCGAATTCCAAAAGTAAAGGAGTCACAGTCCATGTTTTGAATG GGGAATTCCCAGCAGCAATGCAGCGCGCGGGACAAGCACATCATCAAATGTCTCCAAATCATTGTCTATTAGTTTACctatcaatatttttatctaCTATAGTATTTATCAGACAGTATCAGAAAATTCCGAATGTTGCCATCCACATTTGA
- the LOC129938368 gene encoding uncharacterized protein LOC129938368 isoform X1 produces MLSAMATQSASNNQQSGFHHQGKGHWHQKRHNLTQKYQLHSQTKTSQNIQDTMWWRRKTTYQSRMWKRHLLDSILPINSAIFTTLALIIVLISGNTVHAAQRQSSSKPKEANNLNAISQNGVATSSNLNVNIINNGFRVDRTVSNANGNIVDSSTSTIANTIASSSSTSTAITTISSKNSGGSSFKGSSSNIHRNQMEVNEDNKNGPYFDKAASKNITALLGKTAYLNCRVKNLGNKTMLLQVSWVRHRDIHLLTVGRYTYTSDQRFRAIHQPQTEDWILQIKYPQHRDSGVYECQVSTTPHMSHYIHLNVVEPSTEIIGAPDLYIESGSTINLTCVILNSPEPPAYIFWNHNSAIINYDSPRGGVTVVTNKGETTTSFLLIKTARPSDSGQYQCNPSNSKSKGVTVHVLNGVSHSVSRGIPSSNAARGTSTSSNVSKSLSISLPINIFIYYSIYQTVSENSECCHPHLTITTNNIIKAIIFCVTALLIKCLNLFSKYTNRTTMIIEFQQYSNHDRFENASLNYKPHAYHYQQSRHHQHQHYNDIYINQLKEHVLNFLNEKETYLIAKKNDNQIKRHRLIGLFTVISHNQITESTLIKTLRRKVYTQETDVR; encoded by the exons ATGTTAAGTGCTATGGCAACTCAATCGGCTAGTAACAATCAACAATCAGGATTTCATCATCAAGGGAAAGGACATTGGCACCAGAAAAGACACAATCTGACACAGAAATATCAGCTGCATAGCCAAACAAAAACGAGTCAAAATATACAAGACACGATGTGGTGGAGAAGAAAAACAACTTATCAATCCAGAATGTGGAAGAGACATCTATTGGATAGTATATTGCCAATAAATTCAGCAATCTTTACTACACTTGCGTTGATAATAGTTTTGATTTCGGGAAATACAG TACATGCGGCGCAACGACAGTCTTCGTCAAAACCAAAGGAAgctaataatttaaatgcaatttcaCAAAATGGTGTCGCTACTTCCTCAAACTTGAATGTAAATATCATAAATAATGGCTTTCGTGTAGATCGAACAGTAAGCAATGCAAATGGAAATATTGTGGATAGCAGTACATCAACAATTGCAAATACTATAGCCAGTAGTAGCAGTACCTCGACGGCTATCACAACTATTTCAAGTAAGAACAGCGGAGGAAGCAGTTTCAAGGGATCCTCTTCCAACATACATAGAAATCAAATGGAAGTGAATGAAGATAATAAAAATGGTCCGTACTTTGATAAAGCTGCGTCTAAGAACATAACAGCTCTGCTTGGAAAGACAGCGTATTTGAACTGCAGAGTAAAAAATCTTGGAAATAAAACT ATGCTGCTACAAGTTTCTTGGGTGAGGCATCGTGATATTCACTTGCTTACAGTTGGGCGCTATACATACACATCCGATCAACGATTTCGAGCAATACATCAACCACAGACTGAGGATTGGATCTTACAAATCAAATATCCACAACATCGAGACTCTGGTGTCTATGAATGCCAAGTATCAACAACACCGCATATGAGCCATTATATTCACCTTAATGTCGTAG AACCATCAACAGAGATAATTGGTGCACCAGATCTCTATATTGAAAGTGGTTCAACGATTAACTTAACTTGTGTTATACTCAATTCACCGGAACCACCAGCATATATATTTTGGAACCATAACAGTGCG atAATCAATTACGATTCACCAAGGGGTGGAGTAACAGTTGTTACAAACAAAGGTGAAACTACAACTTCATTTCTACTGATTAAAACTGCTAGACCTTCCGACTCCGGACAGTATCAATGCAATCCGTCGAATTCCAAAAGTAAAGGAGTCACAGTCCATGTTTTGAATG gtGTTTCTCATTCTGTTTCCAGGGGAATTCCCAGCAGCAATGCAGCGCGCGGGACAAGCACATCATCAAATGTCTCCAAATCATTGTCTATTAGTTTACctatcaatatttttatctaCTATAGTATTTATCAGACAGTATCAGAAAATTCCGAATGTTGCCATCCACATTTGACCATAACAACCAACAATATAATTAAAGCCATAATATTTTGCGTAACTGCACTCCTGATAAAATGCCTAAATCTTTTTTCTAAGTATACTAATCGGACAACAATGATAATCGAATTTCAACAGTATTCTAATCACGATCGATTTGAAAATGCTTCACTTAACTACAAACCGCACGCTTATCATTATCAGCAATCAcgtcatcatcagcatcaacatTATAATGATATTTATATTAATCAGCTAAAGGAACACGTACtaaatttcttaaatgaaaaagagACATATTTAATTGCTAAAAAGAATGACAACCAAATTAAAAGGCATCGACTCATTGGTTTATTTACTGTCATATCTCATAACCAAATCACAGAATCCACTTTAATAAAAACACTCCGCAGAAAAGTTTACACTCAAGAAACTGACGTAAGGTGA